A genomic stretch from Prionailurus bengalensis isolate Pbe53 chromosome E2, Fcat_Pben_1.1_paternal_pri, whole genome shotgun sequence includes:
- the ZDHHC7 gene encoding palmitoyltransferase ZDHHC7, producing MPSSGHRLRDVEHHPLLAENDNYDSSSSSSSEADVADRVWFIRDGCGMICAVMTWLLVVYADFVVTFVMLLPSKDFWYSVVNGVLFNCLAVLALSSHLRTMLTDPGAVPKGNATKEHVESLQLKPGEVIYKCPKCCCIKPERAHHCSICKRCIRKMDHHCPWVNNCVGEKNQRFFVLFTMYIALSSVHALILCGLQFISCVRGQWTECSDFSPPVTVILLILLCLEGLLFFTFTAVMFGTQIHSICNDETEIERLKSEKPTWERRLRWEGMRSVFGGPPSLLWMNPFVGFRLGRPQTRPRKGGPEFSV from the exons ATGCCGTCATCAGGACACCGGCTCCGGGATGTCGAGCATCATCCTCTCCTGGCCGAAAACGACAATTACGACTCTTCGTCATCCTCTTCCTCCGAGGCTGACGTGGCCGACAGGGTCTGGTTCATCCGCGACGGCTGCGGCATGATCTGTGCCGTCATGACGTGGCTCCTGGTCGTCTATGCGGACTTTGTGGTGACTTTCGTCATGCTGCTGCCTTCCAAAGACTTCTGGTACTCTGTGGTCAACGGAGTCCTTTTTAACTGCCTAGCGGTGCTGGCCCTGTCGTCCCACCTGAGAACCATGCTCACAGACCCC GGGGCAGTGCCCAAAGGAAACGCCACTAAGGAGCACGTGGAGAGTCTGCAGCTGAAGCCCGGGGAGGTGATCTACAAGTGTCCCAAGTGCTGCTGCATCAAGCCTGAGCGTGCCCATCACTGCAG TATTTGCAAAAGATGTATTCGGAAGATGGACCATCACTGCCCGTGGGTGAACAATTGCGTGGGAGAAAAGAACCAGAGGTTTTTCGTGCTCTTCACT ATGTACATAGCTCTGTCCTCAGTCCACGCTCTGATCCTCTGTGGCCTCCAGTTCATTTCCTGTGTCCGAGGGCAGTGGACCG AATGCAGTGACTTCTCGCCTCCGGTGACTGTAATCCTGTTGATCCTCCTGTGCCTTGAGGGTCTTCTGTTTTTCACGTTCACCGCGGTTATGTTTGGTACCCAGATTCACTCCATATGCAATGACGAAACG GAGATCGAGAGGCTGAAGAGTGAGAAGCCGACGTGGGAGCGGAGGCTGAGATGGGAGGGGATGCGGTCTGTCTTCGGGGGGCCCCCCTCGCTCCTCTGGATGAACCCCTTCGTCGGCTTCCGGTTGGGGCGGCCGCAGACCAGACCCAGGAAAGGAGGCCCAGAGTTCTCCGTCTGA